The Nycticebus coucang isolate mNycCou1 chromosome 2, mNycCou1.pri, whole genome shotgun sequence genome includes a window with the following:
- the IST1 gene encoding IST1 homolog isoform X1, producing the protein MLGSGFKAERLRVNLRLVINRLKLLEKKKTELAQKARKEIADYLAAGKDERARIRVEHIIREDYLVEAMEILELYCDLLLARFGLIQSMKELDSGLAESVSTLIWAAPRLQSEVAELKIVADQLCAKYSKEYGKLCRTNQIGTVNDRLMHKLSVEAPPKILVERYLIEIAKNYNVPYEPDSVVMAEAPPGIETDLIDVGFTDDVKKGGPGRSGGGGGFTAPGGGPDGTVPMPMPSPNTPFSYPLPKGPSDFNGLPVGTYQAFPNIHPPQIPATPPSYESVDDINADENVSSAQIVGPGPKPEAPAKLPSRPVDNYDNFVLPELPSVPDTLPTASAGASTSASEDIDFDDLSRRFEELKKKT; encoded by the exons ATGCTGGGCTCTGGATTTAAAGCTGAGCGCTTACGAGTCAATTTAAGATTAGTCATAAATCGTCTTAAactactggagaaaaaaaaaa CGGAACTGGCCCAGAAAGCCAGGAAGGAGATTGCTGACTATCTGGCCGCTGGGAAAGATGAGCGAGCTCGGATCCGTGTGGAGCACATCATCCGGGAAGACTACCTTGTGGAAGCCATGGAGATCCTGGAGCTGTACTGTGACCTGCTGCTGGCTCGGTTTGGCCTCATCCAGTCTATGAA GGAGCTAGATTCTGGCCTGGCTGAATCTGTGTCTACGTTGATCTGGGCTGCTCCTAGACTCCAGTCAGAAGTGGCTGAATTGAAAATA GTTGCCGATCAGCTCTGTGCCAAGTATAGCAAGGAATATGGCAAGTTGTGCAGGACCAATCAGATTGGAACTGTGAACGACAGG CTAATGCACAAACTGAGTGTGGAGGCCCCTCCCAAAATCCTGGTGGAGAGATACCTAATTGAAATTGCCAAGAATTACAATGTACCCTATGAGCCTGACTCTGTGGTCATG gcAGAAGCTCCTCCTGGTATAGAGACAGATCTTATTGATGTTGGATTCACAGATGATGTGAAGAAAGGTGGCCCTGGAAGAAGCGGAGGAGGGGGCGGGTTCACAGCACCAGGGGGTGGACCTGATGGAACAGTGCCCATGCCCATGCCCTCTCCAAATACACCTTTCTCATATCCACTGCCAAAGGGACCA TCGGATTTCAATGGATTGCCAGTGGGGACTTATCAGGCCTTTCCCAATATTCATCCACCTCAGATACCAGCAACTCCCCCATCGTATGAATCT GTTGATGACATTAATGCTGATGAGAATGTCTCTTCTGCACAGATTGTCG GTCCTGGACCCAAACCAGAAGCCCCTGCAAAGCTCCCTTCCCGGCCTGTGGATAACTACGACAACTTCGTACTACCAGAGTTGCCATCTGTGCCAGACACACTACCCACCGCATCTGCTGGTGCCAGCACCTCAGCATCCGAAGACATTGACTTTGATGATCTTTCCCGGAggtttgaagaactgaaaaagaaaacatag
- the IST1 gene encoding IST1 homolog isoform X2, with translation MLGSGFKAERLRVNLRLVINRLKLLEKKKTELAQKARKEIADYLAAGKDERARIRVEHIIREDYLVEAMEILELYCDLLLARFGLIQSMKELDSGLAESVSTLIWAAPRLQSEVAELKIVADQLCAKYSKEYGKLCRTNQIGTVNDRLMHKLSVEAPPKILVERYLIEIAKNYNVPYEPDSVVMAEAPPGIETDLIDVGFTDDVKKGGPGRSGGGGGFTAPGGGPDGTVPMPMPSPNTPFSYPLPKGPSDFNGLPVGTYQAFPNIHPPQIPATPPSYESVLDPNQKPLQSSLPGLWITTTTSYYQSCHLCQTHYPPHLLVPAPQHPKTLTLMIFPGGLKN, from the exons ATGCTGGGCTCTGGATTTAAAGCTGAGCGCTTACGAGTCAATTTAAGATTAGTCATAAATCGTCTTAAactactggagaaaaaaaaaa CGGAACTGGCCCAGAAAGCCAGGAAGGAGATTGCTGACTATCTGGCCGCTGGGAAAGATGAGCGAGCTCGGATCCGTGTGGAGCACATCATCCGGGAAGACTACCTTGTGGAAGCCATGGAGATCCTGGAGCTGTACTGTGACCTGCTGCTGGCTCGGTTTGGCCTCATCCAGTCTATGAA GGAGCTAGATTCTGGCCTGGCTGAATCTGTGTCTACGTTGATCTGGGCTGCTCCTAGACTCCAGTCAGAAGTGGCTGAATTGAAAATA GTTGCCGATCAGCTCTGTGCCAAGTATAGCAAGGAATATGGCAAGTTGTGCAGGACCAATCAGATTGGAACTGTGAACGACAGG CTAATGCACAAACTGAGTGTGGAGGCCCCTCCCAAAATCCTGGTGGAGAGATACCTAATTGAAATTGCCAAGAATTACAATGTACCCTATGAGCCTGACTCTGTGGTCATG gcAGAAGCTCCTCCTGGTATAGAGACAGATCTTATTGATGTTGGATTCACAGATGATGTGAAGAAAGGTGGCCCTGGAAGAAGCGGAGGAGGGGGCGGGTTCACAGCACCAGGGGGTGGACCTGATGGAACAGTGCCCATGCCCATGCCCTCTCCAAATACACCTTTCTCATATCCACTGCCAAAGGGACCA TCGGATTTCAATGGATTGCCAGTGGGGACTTATCAGGCCTTTCCCAATATTCATCCACCTCAGATACCAGCAACTCCCCCATCGTATGAATCT GTCCTGGACCCAAACCAGAAGCCCCTGCAAAGCTCCCTTCCCGGCCTGTGGATAACTACGACAACTTCGTACTACCAGAGTTGCCATCTGTGCCAGACACACTACCCACCGCATCTGCTGGTGCCAGCACCTCAGCATCCGAAGACATTGACTTTGATGATCTTTCCCGGAggtttgaagaactga
- the IST1 gene encoding IST1 homolog isoform X3 encodes MLGSGFKAERLRVNLRLVINRLKLLEKKKTELAQKARKEIADYLAAGKDERARIRVEHIIREDYLVEAMEILELYCDLLLARFGLIQSMKELDSGLAESVSTLIWAAPRLQSEVAELKIVADQLCAKYSKEYGKLCRTNQIGTVNDRLMHKLSVEAPPKILVERYLIEIAKNYNVPYEPDSVVMVDDINADENVSSAQIVGPGPKPEAPAKLPSRPVDNYDNFVLPELPSVPDTLPTASAGASTSASEDIDFDDLSRRFEELKKKT; translated from the exons ATGCTGGGCTCTGGATTTAAAGCTGAGCGCTTACGAGTCAATTTAAGATTAGTCATAAATCGTCTTAAactactggagaaaaaaaaaa CGGAACTGGCCCAGAAAGCCAGGAAGGAGATTGCTGACTATCTGGCCGCTGGGAAAGATGAGCGAGCTCGGATCCGTGTGGAGCACATCATCCGGGAAGACTACCTTGTGGAAGCCATGGAGATCCTGGAGCTGTACTGTGACCTGCTGCTGGCTCGGTTTGGCCTCATCCAGTCTATGAA GGAGCTAGATTCTGGCCTGGCTGAATCTGTGTCTACGTTGATCTGGGCTGCTCCTAGACTCCAGTCAGAAGTGGCTGAATTGAAAATA GTTGCCGATCAGCTCTGTGCCAAGTATAGCAAGGAATATGGCAAGTTGTGCAGGACCAATCAGATTGGAACTGTGAACGACAGG CTAATGCACAAACTGAGTGTGGAGGCCCCTCCCAAAATCCTGGTGGAGAGATACCTAATTGAAATTGCCAAGAATTACAATGTACCCTATGAGCCTGACTCTGTGGTCATG GTTGATGACATTAATGCTGATGAGAATGTCTCTTCTGCACAGATTGTCG GTCCTGGACCCAAACCAGAAGCCCCTGCAAAGCTCCCTTCCCGGCCTGTGGATAACTACGACAACTTCGTACTACCAGAGTTGCCATCTGTGCCAGACACACTACCCACCGCATCTGCTGGTGCCAGCACCTCAGCATCCGAAGACATTGACTTTGATGATCTTTCCCGGAggtttgaagaactgaaaaagaaaacatag